One genomic window of Ornithorhynchus anatinus isolate Pmale09 chromosome 10, mOrnAna1.pri.v4, whole genome shotgun sequence includes the following:
- the LOC100089539 gene encoding E3 ubiquitin-protein ligase TRIM11-like, translating to MDANRTLREELTCAVCLAYFTDPVTIDCGHSFCRGCLAGSWGPSAAAPLSCPECRKPSEPRDLRPNLRLGKLAAVVRRAGPRSLLGRSRPEDQVDDNDDEDKDEDKEKEKGRQPQRRGLCERHRQALKLFCREDEAPLCVACFGEGGHGDHAVSPLQEAAEDCKVKIEETLAKLWRDLEKAQQFLRLMKSKTAMCKKKVEHRRQGIVDEFEKIRAFLAEEEARQLQSLALEEEKILQRFAENERQVSRQSYALRKVIGELEEKFEKPDLELLQDAKTLLSRSEATELRLPQYTSGEVTTLVQVPGMREMLKQFQVDVTLDEATAHRSLVLSKERHRVKYVPQRRDLPDDPGRFNICPFVLGLQRFTKGKHYWEMNVEFTHGCVLGVCLETAQRKGRMQLNAENGFWILHRPKNHHPVSPRCSQRRVGIYLDYEGRRVSFYDVLCNAHLYTYKDCTFSGPLRPIFGPCLQVEEESTGAIVILPETRVA from the exons ATGGATGCCAACCGGACCCTGCGGGAGGAGCTGACCtgcgccgtctgcctggcctacTTCACCGACCCGGTGACCATCGACTGCGGACACAGCTTCTGCCGGGGCTGCCTGGCCGGCAGCTGGGGGCCATCGGCGGCCGCCCCCTTGTCGTGCCCCGAGTGCCGCAAGCCGTCCGAGCCGCGGGATCTCCGGCCCAACCTGCGGTTGGGGAAGCTGGCGGCCGTCGTCCGCAGGGCCGGACCCCGCTCCCTGCTGGGCCGCAGCCGGCCGGAGGACCAGGTGGACGACAACGACGACGAAGACAAGGACGaagacaaggagaaggagaaaggacggCAGCCCCAGCGTCGGGGGCTGTGCGAGCGGCACCGGCAGGCCCTGAAACTGTTCTGCCGGGAGGACGAGGCCCCGTTGTGCGTGGCCTGCTTCGGGGAAGGCGGGCACGGGGACCACGCAGTCAGTCCCCTCCAGGAAGCCGCCGAGGATTGTAAG GTGAAGATCGAAGAGACTCTGGCGAAGTTGTGGAGGGATTTGGAAAAAGCTCAGCAATTTCTGCGTCTGATGAAGAGCAAAACTGCGATGTGCAAA AAGAAGGTGGAGCACAGAAGACAAGGCATCGTGGACGAATTTGAGAAGATTCGGGCCTtcctggcagaggaggaggcgcGGCAACTTCAGAGCCTggctttggaggaggagaagattctGCAGAGATTCGCGGAGAATGAGAGACAGGTATCTCGGCAGAGCTACGCCCTGAGAAAGGTGAtcggagaactggaggagaagttCGAGAAACCGGACCTGGAGCTGCTGCAG GACGCAAAGACCCTTCTGAGCAG GTCTGAAGCTACGGAGCTGCGGTTACCCCAGTACACGTCCGGGGAGGTTACTACTCTAGTCCAAGTCCCCGGGATGAGAGAGATGTTGAAACAATTCCAAG TGGACGTGACTCTGGACGAAGCGACGGCACATCGGAGCCTGGTCCTGTCCAAGGAGCGGCACCGAGTGAAATACGTTCCCCAGAGGCGAGACCTGCCGGACGATCCCGGGCGATTTAACATCTGTCCTTTCGTGCTGGGCCTTCAGCGTTTCACCAAGGGGAAACACTACTGGGAGATGAACGTGGAATTTACCCACGGATGCGTGCTGGGCGTCTGTCTAGAGACCGCccagagaaaggggaggatgCAGCTGAACGCTGAAAATGGATTCTGGATCCTTCATAGGCCTAAAAACCACCACCCCGTTTCGCCGAGATGCTCCCAGAGACGAGTGGGGATCTATCTCGATTACGAAGGCAGAAGGGTGTCGTTCTACGACGTTTTGTGTAACGCACACTTGTACACCTACAAAGACTGCACGTTCTCCGGGCCTCTGCGTCCTATTTTTGGCCCCTGTctccaggtggaagaggagagcacAGGGGCTATTGTCATTTTACCGGAGACGAGGGTCGCGTGA